One window of Chamaesiphon minutus PCC 6605 genomic DNA carries:
- a CDS encoding DUF927 domain-containing protein gives MTITCNFIEEHHAQEFKDSAIAPDIAALNFRSWNPLDENDLDDVFVLLIAEPQHRNNGSLAGRSANDLANVLRAGGWIFEGYRGVSIKPDSPRRNAEGKVIKYESPRGAGNQQLFVPRLSVRAGLAIASKLGAVIEQEYRQRVELLAPDMADLGFWDWYLEHDGFIIITEGAKKACSLISAGYPAIALNGVWGWGTNEKDMFGEVERGDFGESLKILNLELEPFLNDREVVLAFDRDDNPLTVKKVEAAKQRFRQEIEDRVVGVTELKWKGHKGVDDLIAAKGVKALDKAYAKRAEMALSVPKNAHFISSIEDGLLKVTSMSSEYIGNHLTAIACIDNPDEDGAALLLEFKTFKGTIRRWTMLRAFLAGDASSIVEGLLSRGYSFKREQKGLLLDYLYGLGADISQTYTVTDSSGWVGKSFVLPHQTYGDENLKFRDVDPSPDAITEIVGTLEGWKDTVAARCAGNSRLILGLGTSFAAPLLPIIEIESGGFHLVGATSQGKTTILSVAASVTGVKELPHWRTTTNGLESTATAFNHLCLPLDEINQAEARDVGNIAYMLANGQGKARMNKNLTNRKPKTWRLMVLSSGEVGLGSYMAQAGITLKGGQEVRLPDLPAVPDNSIYGCFETIHGADTPEQFVLGLEAAVKEHHGTALDAFLSRLVVDTAEPTFAGNLSKQVHLVAAKLAEGTKDNAIGRVAKRFALVQVSLGLAHKYGLLPFDVEQVELAISTCFQAWLVARGGDGSIEIKQAIERIEHLLVTNEFSDRVYDLRDGDTKTIRNLLAYRKVGVEGDTEEFWVPPTVFDKEFVVGVNKAELVKELQRLGWLLPPRPDGKAIHTRSVCGKRIYLYVFQKRQIVSEQGEQGEHPPSNPLSES, from the coding sequence ATGACTATTACTTGCAATTTTATTGAAGAGCATCATGCCCAAGAGTTCAAAGATAGCGCGATCGCGCCCGACATCGCGGCGTTAAATTTCCGTTCGTGGAATCCGCTCGACGAAAACGATTTAGATGATGTGTTCGTGCTGTTAATTGCCGAACCACAACACCGGAATAATGGGTCACTGGCGGGTCGCTCGGCTAACGATCTGGCAAATGTCCTCCGAGCTGGGGGGTGGATTTTCGAGGGCTATCGGGGAGTATCGATCAAGCCCGATTCACCGCGTCGGAATGCTGAAGGTAAGGTCATTAAATATGAGTCCCCAAGGGGAGCGGGGAATCAACAGCTATTCGTCCCTCGTTTATCGGTACGGGCGGGACTAGCGATCGCATCCAAACTGGGAGCAGTAATAGAGCAGGAATATCGCCAGCGGGTCGAGTTACTAGCCCCAGACATGGCAGATCTTGGCTTCTGGGATTGGTATCTAGAACACGACGGATTCATCATTATTACTGAAGGGGCAAAGAAAGCCTGTAGCCTGATTTCTGCCGGATATCCAGCGATCGCACTTAATGGAGTGTGGGGCTGGGGCACAAACGAGAAGGACATGTTTGGGGAAGTCGAGCGTGGCGACTTTGGGGAAAGTCTCAAGATATTGAACTTAGAACTAGAGCCATTTCTAAACGATCGAGAAGTAGTCTTAGCCTTCGATCGCGACGATAATCCCTTGACTGTGAAGAAGGTTGAAGCCGCCAAGCAACGGTTCCGCCAAGAGATTGAAGATCGGGTGGTTGGAGTAACCGAACTCAAATGGAAAGGTCATAAAGGAGTCGATGACTTGATCGCTGCCAAAGGGGTCAAAGCTTTAGATAAAGCTTATGCCAAACGAGCGGAGATGGCATTATCAGTCCCTAAAAATGCCCACTTCATCAGCTCGATCGAGGATGGTTTACTCAAAGTCACGAGTATGTCGAGTGAATATATCGGCAATCATCTTACTGCGATCGCCTGTATCGATAACCCTGATGAAGACGGCGCGGCACTGTTATTAGAATTCAAAACGTTTAAAGGCACGATTCGCCGCTGGACGATGTTAAGGGCGTTTCTTGCAGGTGACGCTAGCTCGATCGTTGAAGGGTTACTCAGTCGAGGTTACAGCTTCAAGCGGGAGCAAAAAGGTTTGTTACTCGACTACCTCTATGGTTTGGGTGCAGATATTTCTCAAACCTATACTGTTACAGATTCTAGTGGTTGGGTGGGAAAGTCTTTCGTTCTCCCCCATCAGACATACGGGGATGAGAACCTAAAATTTCGCGATGTAGATCCCAGTCCAGATGCGATTACCGAGATCGTTGGGACATTAGAGGGTTGGAAAGATACCGTCGCTGCCAGATGTGCGGGGAATTCTCGCTTAATTTTGGGATTAGGTACCAGCTTTGCGGCTCCGCTCTTACCCATTATTGAAATCGAATCGGGTGGTTTTCATTTGGTTGGGGCTACGTCCCAAGGCAAGACGACTATTTTATCTGTAGCCGCTTCTGTGACGGGAGTTAAGGAGCTGCCCCACTGGAGAACCACCACCAATGGGTTAGAGAGTACGGCTACTGCCTTTAATCACCTCTGCCTTCCCCTCGACGAAATCAATCAAGCTGAGGCGCGTGATGTGGGGAATATCGCCTATATGTTGGCTAACGGGCAAGGTAAGGCACGGATGAATAAGAACCTCACCAACCGCAAACCAAAGACATGGCGATTAATGGTTTTATCTTCTGGTGAGGTGGGATTAGGTAGCTATATGGCGCAAGCTGGCATCACCCTAAAAGGCGGTCAGGAAGTCCGATTACCCGATCTCCCTGCGGTGCCTGACAACTCAATCTATGGATGTTTCGAGACGATTCACGGAGCAGATACGCCAGAACAGTTTGTTTTAGGTTTAGAGGCGGCGGTGAAAGAACATCACGGTACGGCGTTAGATGCTTTCCTCTCTCGATTAGTCGTGGATACAGCCGAGCCGACATTTGCGGGTAATCTCTCGAAACAGGTTCATTTAGTCGCGGCGAAACTAGCTGAGGGGACGAAAGATAATGCCATTGGGCGGGTAGCTAAACGGTTTGCCCTGGTGCAAGTATCGCTAGGATTAGCGCACAAGTATGGGTTACTACCCTTCGATGTCGAACAAGTAGAACTGGCTATTTCTACCTGTTTCCAAGCTTGGTTAGTCGCCAGGGGTGGGGATGGTTCGATCGAAATCAAACAAGCGATCGAACGGATCGAACATCTACTCGTCACCAACGAGTTTAGCGACAGGGTTTATGACCTCCGCGACGGGGATACCAAGACCATTCGCAATCTTTTGGCTTACCGCAAGGTTGGCGTGGAAGGGGACACAGAAGAGTTTTGGGTACCGCCAACAGTATTCGATAAAGAGTTCGTTGTTGGGGTCAACAAGGCGGAGCTGGTGAAGGAATTACAGCGACTTGGCTGGTTGTTACCACCTCGTCCAGATGGTAAAGCTATTCATACTCGTTCGGTATGTGGAAAACGCATTTATCTTTATGTTTTCCAAAAACGCCAAATCGTGAGTGAACAGGGTGAACAGGGTGAACACCCCCCCTCAAACCCTTTGTCAGAGTCATAA
- a CDS encoding tyrosine-type recombinase/integrase yields MQKTPVSNLPSATPFNLNADELIAAFTNFLQFDVGAGGASAETIRTYWCEVRYYLLWCQTNQLQPLTVTRDQIKIYRHHLVQKKYKPTTISLKLVAISRMYDAAMEYGLLISNPVWGVKPPKQRSDPAERITYLTADEAQAFLQAPLNKPASLKTLRDQLLLGIMTLEGARTMEVHRANVKDIVRGVMGVGITVTSKQQQRIVPLIPELVDLLDRYLLSRRKAGYSIAGMTPLFINLYYRPRNLKASEQDFRLSRRGVRKIVDGYLNALDLKYGEGRTLSAHSLRHTAGTLAIQSGASLRQVQDLLGHADPRTTAIYTHVGDRWLNNPALNLGIKLTPD; encoded by the coding sequence ATACAAAAAACCCCAGTTTCAAACCTCCCATCGGCAACCCCCTTTAATCTCAATGCCGATGAATTAATTGCCGCGTTTACCAATTTCCTTCAATTCGATGTTGGTGCTGGCGGAGCTAGTGCCGAAACGATCCGCACTTATTGGTGTGAAGTCCGCTATTATCTGCTCTGGTGCCAGACAAATCAGCTTCAGCCCCTAACTGTAACCAGAGATCAGATTAAGATCTATCGTCACCATCTCGTTCAAAAGAAGTATAAACCTACCACCATCAGTCTCAAACTAGTCGCCATCAGTCGGATGTACGATGCGGCGATGGAGTATGGATTGCTAATTTCTAACCCCGTCTGGGGAGTTAAACCGCCCAAACAGCGCAGCGATCCTGCCGAACGGATTACTTATTTAACTGCTGATGAAGCCCAAGCCTTCCTCCAGGCTCCCCTAAATAAGCCTGCATCGCTCAAGACGTTGCGCGACCAACTGTTGTTGGGAATTATGACTTTAGAGGGCGCGCGGACGATGGAAGTCCATCGAGCTAACGTCAAAGACATCGTGCGCGGGGTGATGGGTGTGGGGATTACGGTTACTAGCAAACAACAGCAGCGGATCGTGCCGTTAATTCCCGAATTGGTGGATTTACTCGATCGGTATTTACTCTCTAGAAGAAAGGCAGGGTATAGTATTGCGGGGATGACACCGCTATTTATCAACCTTTACTATCGTCCTCGCAATTTAAAGGCAAGCGAGCAAGATTTTCGGTTGTCGCGGCGGGGGGTGAGAAAGATCGTCGATGGTTATCTCAATGCCCTCGATCTCAAGTATGGCGAGGGTCGAACTTTATCGGCTCACTCATTGCGGCATACAGCAGGAACCTTAGCGATTCAAAGCGGTGCCTCGTTGCGGCAGGTTCAGGATTTACTGGGACATGCCGACCCTCGGACGACGGCGATCTATACCCATGTCGGCGACAGGTGGTTGAATAATCCGGCTTTGAATTTAGGGATTAAACTTACTCCCGATTAA
- a CDS encoding transporter encodes MWIQYALFSSFLWAIVHILDEHCVDSIFSKPWLGVITSSGISAGIFLLVPFLNQPIIIPSWDVLLICMFTGAIIQLSQVYYFRALDFSDSGTVAAYWNLTPTFLPVISYWLFGYIITGNNYIGIGLLLIASIGLCVIDKFESKWDTLYLMSIAASLQTGVVLLEKYIFDRSQFFGAFLSISMAIVITGLLSLGMREVRVSLVKDLPKIKKALPVFIIIELINWVALYTGQTAVKMGVPSLVSAIEASIPAFAFGISLSIAMLHHKIDAETKRKLPIKWMMVGLMMIGVWLIGAGIEA; translated from the coding sequence ATGTGGATTCAATACGCTTTATTTTCTTCTTTCCTTTGGGCAATCGTACATATTCTTGACGAGCATTGTGTAGACAGTATTTTTAGTAAGCCTTGGTTGGGAGTTATCACCAGCTCCGGTATCTCTGCCGGAATTTTCCTACTAGTACCATTCCTAAATCAGCCGATAATCATCCCCAGTTGGGATGTGCTGTTAATTTGTATGTTCACTGGGGCAATCATTCAGCTCAGTCAGGTCTATTATTTTCGTGCCTTAGATTTCAGTGATTCGGGGACTGTCGCAGCCTACTGGAACCTTACGCCAACATTTTTACCAGTTATTAGTTATTGGCTATTTGGTTACATCATTACAGGTAATAACTATATCGGTATCGGTCTACTATTAATTGCTTCGATCGGACTGTGTGTAATCGATAAGTTCGAGAGCAAGTGGGATACTCTCTATTTGATGTCTATTGCCGCCTCGCTTCAGACAGGAGTGGTACTGCTAGAAAAATATATCTTCGATCGATCTCAATTTTTTGGGGCTTTTTTATCTATTAGCATGGCGATTGTCATAACTGGTCTACTTAGCTTGGGAATGCGAGAAGTTAGGGTTTCGCTGGTGAAAGACCTGCCCAAGATTAAGAAGGCTCTACCCGTATTTATCATCATCGAATTAATTAACTGGGTAGCCTTATACACGGGGCAAACTGCGGTGAAGATGGGTGTTCCCTCTTTAGTAAGTGCGATCGAGGCTTCTATCCCCGCTTTCGCGTTTGGAATATCCTTATCGATCGCCATGCTGCACCATAAGATCGACGCAGAGACAAAGCGGAAGCTACCGATTAAATGGATGATGGTTGGTTTGATGATGATTGGGGTGTGGCTGATTGGGGCAGGGATAGAAGCATGA
- a CDS encoding recombinase family protein: MALVGYARVSSSGQSLDVQLQKLKHCDKIYQETQSGTNHQRSQLAACLEYVRDGDTLIVSRLDRLARSTLHLCTIADALQRKNVALQVLDQNIDTSDATGRLLFNMLAAIAEFETELRSERQLDGINKAKELGVKFGRSKRLSPQQVVELQLQRQQGVLIKILMKDFDLSKASVYRYLGKSSSEVP; the protein is encoded by the coding sequence ATGGCTTTGGTTGGGTACGCAAGAGTTAGCTCGTCTGGGCAGAGTCTTGACGTTCAGTTACAGAAACTCAAACATTGCGACAAGATCTATCAAGAAACACAAAGTGGTACTAACCATCAGCGTTCTCAGCTTGCTGCTTGTTTGGAATATGTCCGAGACGGCGATACGTTGATTGTGTCGCGGTTAGATCGGTTAGCTCGCTCTACTCTTCACCTTTGCACGATCGCTGATGCACTCCAGCGCAAAAATGTCGCTTTGCAGGTTCTCGACCAAAATATTGATACTTCTGATGCTACGGGTCGTCTACTTTTTAATATGCTGGCGGCGATCGCTGAATTTGAAACTGAACTCCGCTCTGAGCGTCAGCTAGATGGCATTAATAAGGCAAAAGAGTTGGGTGTCAAGTTTGGGAGGAGTAAACGATTATCTCCCCAACAGGTGGTGGAGCTTCAGCTTCAACGCCAACAGGGTGTTCTGATTAAAATCTTGATGAAAGACTTCGATCTTTCTAAGGCGAGTGTCTATCGTTATCTTGGAAAATCTAGTTCGGAAGTACCATAA
- a CDS encoding Tn3 family transposase, whose product MKDRGTEITRKDKRLKILATDEIESIYARPKFNREEQIEYFTLSQSDLEILEVFGSIKSQVYFILQLGYFRAKHLFFIFTFDEVKNDFQYIIEQYFNSKQLGGIKVIDKQTRLKQQRLILELHRYHLCGKEERQELEQKAQQSAKVYSKPVYVFRELVNYLTDRKIAVPGYTLMQDIVSQALTNEHNRLIKIVSDRLQASELEAFEKLLEESPGLYEITHLKQEPRNFSLKETKYEIQRGERLYLLYTIAESLLPEMEISNESIKYYAALVGYYSVARLKQLNKWTAYIYIICFAHHRYQQRSDNLINCLISRVRHYNDEAKSVAKERLYECHLEINENFQKAGQVLKLLTDESIEANTPFKTVQSKIFGILPRPKLMVVADRMAKIVSFDETAFQWEHIDKLAHQFKLHLRQIILTVEFTTTLAQDTLIEAIDFLRVAFKKGKPLKEFQSDLFPVECVPASVTSYLYTSDREQEQQLIPDRYEFLIYRLLRNGLESGDISCRNSIHFRSLEDDLIDDLRWQDKQELMISNNLTILAQPIIEHLALLEQNLEKRIGEVNRRIADGENEHFQIKKRRNKVSWNLLYPQGIDLINAPLFDSLKQVDIASILHFVDRHCHFIKAFEHVLGRYHRQAVDEHVIIACLIAWGNNMGMGRMGQISDISYQLLSTTSENFIRLETLKDANDLISNAIAELSIFHHYDIGNLLHSSSDGQKFEARINTINSRHSPKYFGLNKGVVSYTLVANHIPVNARIIGANEHESHFVFDILFNNTTDIQPNIHSTDTHGTNEINFAVLHSFGYQFAPRYKDIYDKVSKSLYGFQHPSNYDKDCVIKPIRKINTELIVEEWENIQRIMVSLAVKETTQSIIVGKLSAYARKNKTRRALWEYDNILKSLYLLDYIDSLPLRQNVQRALNRGESYHQLRRAISHANFGKLRFKSELEQQLWSECGRLIANCILYYNARILSSVLEHREQLGDLQGVEDLRQISPVAWQHINLYGRYEFRKFADSIDLDAIVEQLTQAPSR is encoded by the coding sequence ATGAAAGATCGAGGTACTGAAATCACCCGCAAGGACAAGCGGTTGAAGATTCTGGCTACTGATGAAATTGAGAGTATTTACGCTCGACCTAAATTTAACCGTGAAGAACAAATTGAATACTTCACACTATCACAATCGGATTTAGAGATTCTTGAAGTATTTGGCTCAATTAAATCTCAAGTATATTTCATTCTTCAATTAGGATACTTCAGAGCAAAGCATCTATTCTTCATATTTACATTTGATGAGGTTAAAAACGATTTTCAATATATTATCGAACAATATTTTAATTCCAAACAGCTCGGTGGAATCAAAGTAATTGACAAACAGACGCGGCTCAAACAACAGCGGTTAATCCTCGAACTCCATCGCTATCATCTATGTGGGAAAGAAGAACGTCAAGAACTCGAACAGAAAGCACAACAATCGGCAAAGGTTTACAGTAAACCTGTTTATGTGTTTCGCGAACTTGTCAATTATCTCACAGATCGAAAGATTGCGGTTCCAGGTTATACCTTAATGCAAGACATCGTTAGTCAAGCTTTGACTAACGAGCACAATAGATTAATAAAAATTGTAAGCGATCGGTTGCAAGCATCTGAGCTAGAAGCCTTTGAAAAACTATTAGAAGAATCACCCGGCTTATACGAAATTACACACCTCAAACAAGAGCCGAGAAATTTTAGTCTCAAAGAAACTAAGTATGAGATTCAAAGAGGCGAGCGATTATATTTACTCTACACGATCGCTGAAAGCTTATTGCCAGAGATGGAGATCTCTAATGAGAGTATTAAATATTATGCTGCGTTAGTCGGTTATTACTCTGTTGCCAGATTGAAACAACTGAACAAATGGACAGCATATATTTATATTATCTGTTTTGCTCATCATCGATATCAGCAACGCTCGGACAATTTAATTAACTGTTTAATCTCTAGAGTGAGGCATTATAATGATGAAGCTAAAAGTGTTGCCAAAGAACGTTTATATGAATGTCATCTTGAGATTAATGAGAATTTTCAAAAAGCAGGGCAGGTGCTCAAACTGTTAACAGATGAAAGTATTGAAGCAAATACACCTTTTAAGACGGTTCAATCTAAGATCTTTGGGATTCTACCACGTCCAAAGTTGATGGTTGTTGCCGATCGAATGGCGAAGATAGTCAGTTTTGATGAAACTGCCTTTCAATGGGAACACATTGATAAATTAGCTCATCAGTTTAAGTTGCACTTGCGACAGATAATATTAACAGTTGAGTTTACCACAACACTAGCTCAGGATACATTAATCGAAGCGATCGATTTCTTGAGAGTAGCATTTAAGAAGGGTAAGCCACTCAAGGAATTCCAGAGTGACTTATTTCCAGTCGAGTGTGTCCCAGCTTCTGTTACAAGTTATCTCTACACGAGCGACCGCGAACAAGAACAGCAGTTAATTCCCGATCGCTATGAATTTTTAATCTATCGACTACTCCGTAACGGATTAGAATCGGGTGATATCTCTTGTCGAAACAGTATTCATTTTCGGAGTCTTGAGGATGACTTAATTGACGATCTGCGCTGGCAAGACAAGCAGGAATTAATGATTAGCAATAATCTCACTATTTTAGCCCAGCCAATTATCGAACATTTAGCCCTACTTGAGCAAAATCTTGAAAAGCGGATTGGTGAAGTTAATCGTCGCATTGCTGACGGAGAGAACGAACACTTTCAGATTAAGAAGCGTCGCAATAAAGTTAGTTGGAATCTCTTATATCCTCAAGGTATCGATCTCATCAATGCACCGCTCTTTGATAGTTTAAAACAAGTTGATATTGCGAGTATTCTTCACTTTGTAGATCGACATTGCCATTTTATCAAAGCTTTCGAGCATGTATTAGGTCGTTATCATCGACAAGCTGTGGATGAGCATGTGATTATTGCTTGTTTGATTGCTTGGGGTAATAATATGGGTATGGGTAGGATGGGTCAAATCTCTGATATTAGCTATCAACTTCTTAGCACTACCTCGGAGAATTTTATTCGATTAGAAACGCTCAAAGATGCAAACGACCTGATTAGTAATGCGATTGCTGAGTTATCGATATTTCATCATTATGATATCGGGAATCTCCTTCATTCTAGTAGTGACGGACAGAAATTTGAAGCTCGAATTAATACAATTAATTCACGTCACTCTCCTAAGTATTTTGGACTGAATAAGGGTGTTGTCTCGTACACGCTCGTTGCTAATCATATTCCGGTTAATGCCAGGATTATTGGGGCTAATGAGCATGAGAGCCACTTTGTGTTTGATATCTTATTTAACAATACGACTGATATTCAGCCGAATATCCATTCCACTGATACTCACGGTACGAATGAGATTAATTTTGCGGTACTGCATTCGTTTGGTTATCAATTTGCTCCTCGCTATAAAGATATATATGACAAGGTTAGCAAATCTCTATACGGATTTCAACATCCCAGTAACTATGATAAGGATTGCGTCATCAAGCCAATTCGTAAAATTAATACTGAATTAATTGTGGAGGAATGGGAGAATATTCAACGCATTATGGTTTCACTAGCAGTGAAGGAAACTACTCAAAGCATAATTGTAGGTAAACTCAGTGCTTATGCGCGGAAGAATAAGACTAGACGGGCTTTGTGGGAATATGACAATATTTTAAAAAGTTTATATTTGCTTGATTATATTGACTCTTTACCGTTGCGTCAAAATGTTCAGCGGGCATTGAATCGAGGCGAAAGTTATCATCAGTTACGCCGAGCTATCTCACATGCTAATTTTGGGAAGCTCCGCTTTAAGTCTGAGTTAGAGCAACAACTATGGAGCGAGTGCGGACGTTTGATTGCTAATTGCATTCTTTATTACAATGCCAGGATTTTGTCTAGTGTTCTCGAACATCGAGAGCAGCTTGGAGATCTTCAAGGGGTTGAAGACTTGAGACAGATTTCTCCTGTTGCTTGGCAGCACATTAATTTGTATGGTCGTTATGAGTTTCGCAAGTTTGCTGATTCGATCGATCTCGATGCGATCGTTGAGCAGCTAACCCAAGCCCCGTCTCGTTAA
- a CDS encoding 3'-5' exonuclease: protein MAKLIPTFNSCASDMTGGEKRLGQSLEDNLEDDYTIWYDVPVGKKNLRPDFTLLHPQRGLLVLEVKDWKIGTIQDANRKSFTIVTNDGVKSVINPLEQARKYVLAIKQLLCQDRDLVQPDGLYAGQLICPYGYGLVLANITRKAFVQSELDSILDEYLVICQDEIKPKDSVELQEKLWGMYPYTFEWAVTPQQVDRIRWLMFPECRLPSKQLALFLAEHPIADPDPDVELDIPVAPREIPSDLIQIFDLQQETLARSLGDGHRVIHGVAGSGKTMILLYRCNYLASLAPERPILIVCYNVALASRLREAIASSNLDGLVHVRHFHGWCTDQLRRHRVPFPTQSDNYIADLERTVREAIADGRIPAGQYSSILIDEGHDFEPEWFTMLVHVLDEQNSLLLLYDDAQNLYGGQQKRKKFSFKSVGIEARGRTSILKTNYRNTIEVLNLAYEFAKDIMQPINASDDEQPLVQPLSAGRRGIPPQLTRCDSFQAEVKLAIATVKQFQTEGVPLNEIGIFHGLRFIGEQIYTQFQAADLPIEWLNKDSDSRFYKPKVESVKLMTLHSCKGLEFANVIIPGLGYLPRQNSIPADDARLLYVAMTRSTHRLMMSYDRESDFVERLRSLV, encoded by the coding sequence ATGGCAAAACTCATCCCGACTTTCAATAGCTGCGCTTCCGATATGACAGGCGGAGAAAAGCGGCTGGGGCAAAGCTTAGAAGATAATTTAGAGGATGACTATACCATTTGGTATGACGTACCCGTTGGTAAGAAAAACCTCCGCCCCGATTTTACACTCCTCCATCCCCAGCGAGGATTGCTGGTGTTGGAAGTCAAGGACTGGAAAATCGGTACGATTCAGGATGCTAATCGGAAATCCTTCACGATCGTTACCAATGATGGGGTCAAATCGGTTATTAATCCTCTCGAACAGGCTCGAAAATATGTCTTGGCAATCAAACAGTTGCTCTGCCAGGATCGAGATTTAGTGCAACCTGATGGTCTGTACGCAGGGCAGCTAATCTGTCCCTACGGGTATGGATTAGTGCTGGCAAATATTACCCGCAAAGCGTTCGTTCAAAGCGAATTAGACTCGATCCTCGACGAGTACTTGGTCATTTGTCAGGATGAAATCAAGCCCAAAGATTCGGTCGAGTTACAAGAAAAATTGTGGGGGATGTACCCTTACACCTTCGAGTGGGCGGTCACGCCTCAACAAGTCGATCGGATTCGGTGGCTGATGTTCCCCGAATGTCGCTTACCTTCAAAACAGCTCGCGTTATTCCTCGCCGAACATCCAATCGCCGACCCCGACCCCGATGTTGAGCTAGACATTCCCGTTGCTCCTAGAGAAATTCCCTCTGACCTAATCCAAATCTTCGACCTCCAGCAAGAGACATTAGCGCGGAGCCTGGGCGATGGACATCGAGTAATTCATGGGGTAGCAGGATCTGGAAAGACGATGATTTTGCTGTACCGTTGCAACTATCTAGCGTCACTCGCTCCCGAACGCCCAATTCTGATAGTTTGCTATAACGTTGCGCTAGCCTCCAGACTCAGAGAAGCGATTGCCTCATCAAACCTCGATGGATTAGTCCACGTTCGCCATTTTCATGGTTGGTGTACAGACCAACTCCGCCGCCACCGCGTACCGTTCCCAACACAATCGGATAATTACATTGCCGACCTCGAACGCACGGTCAGAGAAGCGATCGCGGATGGTCGAATTCCCGCTGGACAATACAGTAGCATCCTGATCGATGAGGGACACGACTTCGAGCCAGAGTGGTTTACTATGCTCGTCCATGTCCTCGACGAGCAAAATTCACTGTTACTGCTCTACGATGACGCTCAAAACTTATATGGTGGGCAGCAAAAACGTAAAAAGTTCTCATTCAAAAGCGTCGGTATTGAAGCACGGGGGCGGACATCCATCCTTAAAACAAACTACCGCAACACGATCGAAGTACTAAACCTAGCCTATGAGTTCGCTAAGGACATCATGCAGCCTATCAATGCTAGCGACGACGAGCAGCCATTGGTTCAACCTTTGAGCGCGGGACGACGAGGCATTCCCCCTCAACTAACTCGCTGTGACAGCTTTCAAGCAGAAGTCAAATTGGCGATCGCCACAGTCAAGCAGTTTCAGACCGAAGGTGTGCCTCTAAATGAAATTGGTATTTTCCACGGATTGAGATTCATAGGAGAGCAAATTTATACTCAATTTCAAGCTGCCGATCTCCCAATTGAATGGCTGAATAAAGACTCAGACAGTCGCTTTTATAAACCCAAGGTCGAAAGCGTCAAACTGATGACGCTACACTCCTGCAAGGGCTTAGAGTTTGCCAATGTCATCATTCCAGGGTTGGGTTATCTACCACGCCAAAACAGCATCCCAGCGGATGATGCGCGACTACTGTATGTTGCCATGACTCGATCGACTCACCGCTTGATGATGAGTTACGATCGGGAGTCGGATTTTGTGGAACGGTTGCGATCGTTGGTGTAG